The following are encoded together in the Sinorhizobium terangae genome:
- a CDS encoding transporter substrate-binding domain-containing protein — translation MQKTTAIMAALAVATGLLATTAQAEEKKWTKITIATEGAFPPYNLTKADGTLDGYEIELSKYLCDHMKVECTIIPQAFDGMIPALNAGKFDAIMAGMSATEKRKEVINFSISYGSTGQAFATLKGSELETLPMKGELFSLASNEAGARKAVEELKPLVEGKTIGVQSASIAARFIDEYLKEIVEVREYKTTEQHDLDLVAGRVDLVMASMGYLKTAVEKPANADMTIVGPRFQGGFLGAGSSVGLRKSDTDLQAMFDDAITAAKADGTIKSLSEKWFGFDLTPQ, via the coding sequence ATGCAGAAAACAACCGCGATCATGGCGGCCCTCGCCGTTGCCACGGGGCTTCTCGCCACGACGGCACAGGCGGAAGAAAAGAAGTGGACGAAGATCACCATTGCCACCGAAGGCGCCTTCCCGCCCTATAATCTCACCAAGGCGGACGGCACGTTGGACGGCTACGAGATCGAGCTCAGCAAATATCTCTGCGATCACATGAAGGTGGAATGCACCATCATTCCGCAGGCCTTCGACGGGATGATCCCAGCTCTCAATGCCGGTAAGTTCGACGCCATCATGGCAGGCATGTCGGCGACGGAAAAGCGCAAGGAAGTTATCAACTTTTCCATCTCCTACGGCAGCACCGGCCAAGCTTTCGCGACGCTCAAGGGCAGCGAGCTTGAAACCTTGCCGATGAAAGGCGAACTCTTCTCGCTGGCGTCCAACGAGGCGGGTGCCCGCAAGGCCGTCGAAGAGCTGAAGCCGCTTGTCGAAGGCAAGACGATCGGCGTCCAGAGCGCTTCGATCGCGGCGCGCTTCATCGACGAGTATCTTAAAGAAATCGTCGAAGTGCGCGAATACAAGACGACTGAACAGCACGATCTCGATCTGGTCGCCGGCCGGGTCGATCTTGTCATGGCCTCGATGGGTTACCTGAAAACCGCGGTCGAAAAGCCTGCGAATGCCGACATGACTATCGTCGGACCGCGCTTCCAGGGCGGCTTCCTCGGTGCCGGCAGCTCCGTCGGGCTGCGCAAGAGCGACACCGACCTGCAGGCGATGTTCGACGACGCCATCACCGCGGCGAAGGCGGACGGCACGATTAAAAGCCTTTCGGAAAAGTGGTTCGGCTTCGACCTGACGCCGCAATAA
- the hutC gene encoding histidine utilization repressor gives MKRPSEMKRDNDTAPLYAGVKQMILDRIHSGEWPPRHRVPSENELVTELGVSKMTANRALRELANEGELVRIQGVGSFVAERKGYSALFEVRNIADEIAERGHTHEASVVILAQEAASPETADALDLAIGAAVFHSLIVHSENGVPVQIEDRFVNPAAAPDYLAQEFSSITPNAYLTAAAPLSGSEHIVEAAMPQSWECKLLSILKSEPCLAIRRRTWSGRHVVSTARLIYPGHRYRLEARTGKMFEE, from the coding sequence TTGAAGCGTCCAAGCGAGATGAAGCGGGACAACGATACCGCACCGCTTTACGCCGGTGTGAAGCAGATGATCCTTGACCGCATCCACAGTGGCGAGTGGCCTCCCAGGCATCGCGTGCCTTCCGAGAACGAATTGGTGACTGAACTCGGCGTCAGCAAGATGACCGCTAACCGCGCGCTGCGTGAACTTGCAAACGAGGGTGAACTGGTCCGCATTCAGGGCGTCGGCTCCTTTGTTGCCGAGCGTAAGGGTTACTCGGCCCTGTTTGAAGTGCGCAACATCGCCGACGAAATTGCCGAGCGTGGCCATACGCACGAGGCCTCCGTTGTAATTCTCGCCCAGGAAGCTGCTTCTCCCGAAACCGCGGACGCGCTCGATTTAGCGATCGGCGCAGCGGTGTTCCACTCGCTGATTGTTCACAGCGAAAACGGCGTGCCGGTGCAGATAGAAGATCGCTTCGTTAATCCGGCGGCAGCTCCCGACTATCTCGCGCAGGAGTTCTCCTCAATCACGCCGAACGCCTATCTCACGGCTGCAGCCCCGCTTAGCGGTTCTGAGCACATCGTCGAGGCGGCAATGCCGCAGTCCTGGGAATGCAAGCTGCTGTCAATTCTCAAGAGCGAGCCGTGTCTCGCAATACGCCGCCGGACATGGTCGGGACGACACGTCGTCTCCACCGCCCGCCTCATCTACCCCGGTCACCGCTATCGACTGGAGGCACGCACGGGCAAGATGTTTGAGGAATAG
- a CDS encoding transporter substrate-binding domain-containing protein — protein sequence MNFSKLVLASAFALSTFAAPVAAKDWKAATITLEGAYAPWNMTNADGTLGGFEPELAKVLCERAKIECTLVASDWDGMIPALNAGKFDVIMDALSITEDRKKVIDFTIPYAATPAAFATAKDSPLANAAGTGATIKMTPGQTGVKEVEALKEAFKGKTIGIQAATVYAKFIYDNFGDIAEVREYKTGADRDLDLQTGRIDLGFDDAVYFANAFQSANDSLAFTGPEIVGPIWGEGEGLGIRQADTDLRDKFNEAIKSALADGTVKNLSMKWFKVDVSPQN from the coding sequence ATGAACTTCAGCAAGCTTGTTCTTGCCAGCGCTTTTGCGCTTTCGACTTTCGCCGCTCCTGTTGCTGCTAAAGACTGGAAGGCTGCCACGATTACGCTTGAGGGCGCCTATGCGCCCTGGAACATGACCAATGCCGACGGCACGCTGGGCGGCTTCGAGCCGGAACTTGCCAAGGTGCTGTGCGAGCGGGCCAAGATCGAGTGCACGCTCGTCGCCTCCGACTGGGATGGCATGATCCCGGCTCTTAATGCCGGCAAGTTCGATGTCATCATGGACGCCCTGTCGATCACCGAGGACCGCAAGAAGGTCATCGACTTCACTATTCCCTACGCTGCGACGCCGGCGGCCTTCGCAACCGCTAAAGACAGCCCGCTGGCAAACGCGGCCGGCACCGGCGCGACAATCAAGATGACGCCCGGCCAGACCGGCGTTAAAGAGGTCGAAGCGTTGAAAGAAGCCTTCAAGGGCAAGACCATCGGCATTCAGGCAGCCACCGTTTACGCCAAGTTCATTTATGACAATTTCGGCGACATCGCAGAGGTGCGCGAGTACAAGACCGGTGCAGACCGCGACCTCGATCTCCAGACCGGCCGCATCGATCTCGGTTTCGATGACGCCGTCTATTTCGCCAATGCCTTCCAGTCCGCAAACGATAGCCTGGCCTTTACTGGCCCGGAAATCGTAGGCCCGATTTGGGGTGAGGGTGAGGGCCTCGGCATCCGTCAGGCCGATACAGACCTGCGCGACAAGTTCAACGAAGCGATCAAGTCCGCGCTCGCCGACGGTACCGTGAAGAACCTGTCGATGAAGTGGTTTAAGGTCGACGTCAGCCCGCAGAATTGA
- a CDS encoding ABC transporter permease, whose amino-acid sequence MATLELIGFGTTGWGALLLLGALMTLCVTASALAIGAVLGSVIAAAKLSGNAFLVALGSLYTTVFRGVPELLIIYLIYFGGSTAVTAISQSMGYEGFLGLPSFLAGALAVGIISGAYQAEVFRGAYLAISKGELEAASAIGMRRGLRFRRIIIPQVLRFAIPGLGNVWQLSLKDSALISVTGLAELMRTSQVAAGSTRQYFLFFIVGGGLYLILTSLSDRVFNGAERRANRSMPAAAMGKA is encoded by the coding sequence ATGGCAACACTGGAACTAATTGGTTTCGGCACGACCGGATGGGGCGCACTCCTTCTGCTCGGCGCGCTGATGACCCTCTGCGTGACTGCAAGTGCGCTCGCAATAGGAGCCGTGCTCGGTTCTGTCATCGCCGCCGCAAAGCTCTCCGGCAACGCGTTTCTTGTTGCGCTTGGCAGCCTTTACACGACGGTGTTTCGCGGCGTGCCGGAGTTGCTCATTATCTATCTCATCTATTTCGGGGGCTCTACGGCTGTCACGGCGATCAGTCAGTCGATGGGCTATGAAGGCTTCCTCGGACTGCCTTCTTTCCTGGCCGGCGCGCTGGCCGTCGGCATCATCTCCGGTGCCTATCAGGCGGAAGTCTTCCGCGGTGCCTACCTCGCCATTTCCAAGGGCGAACTGGAGGCGGCATCGGCCATCGGCATGCGCCGGGGTCTCCGGTTTCGCCGGATCATCATCCCGCAGGTACTGCGTTTCGCCATTCCGGGTCTCGGCAACGTCTGGCAGCTCAGCCTCAAGGACTCGGCGCTGATCTCGGTGACGGGCCTTGCTGAGTTGATGCGCACCAGCCAGGTTGCCGCCGGTTCGACGCGACAATACTTCCTGTTCTTCATCGTGGGCGGCGGTCTCTATCTCATTCTGACGAGCCTCTCGGACCGCGTCTTCAACGGCGCCGAACGGCGCGCCAATCGGAGCATGCCGGCGGCGGCCATGGGCAAGGCGTGA
- a CDS encoding ABC transporter permease encodes MDFAFLTQTMTTLLKAVPMTLALFSLSIFSGGILALLIVWMRVGGNPVLASVAKGYIFVFRGSPLLIQMFLVFYGLGQFGFIRYSFLWPFLREPFVCAVLSLALCTAGYTAEIFRGGIRAVSPRDIEAARSIGMSGALLVRRILAPIAFRHALPAYSTEIVLMMKSTALTSLVTVWEVTGVAQRLISQTYRTMEVFLCAAIIYLVLNFIILQAMSLLEYSLSRHRRAIPPALKA; translated from the coding sequence ATGGATTTTGCCTTTCTCACCCAAACGATGACCACGCTGCTCAAGGCCGTTCCGATGACCTTGGCACTGTTTTCCCTTTCGATCTTCTCCGGCGGCATTCTGGCGCTTCTGATCGTCTGGATGCGTGTCGGCGGCAACCCTGTGCTCGCATCCGTCGCCAAGGGATACATTTTCGTCTTTCGCGGCTCGCCGCTGTTGATCCAGATGTTTCTTGTCTTCTACGGACTCGGCCAGTTCGGCTTCATCCGCTATTCGTTCCTGTGGCCGTTCCTGCGCGAACCCTTTGTCTGCGCGGTCCTCTCGCTGGCGCTCTGCACCGCGGGCTATACGGCTGAAATTTTCCGCGGCGGCATTCGCGCCGTCTCCCCGCGCGACATTGAGGCAGCGCGATCGATCGGCATGTCCGGCGCGCTCCTCGTGCGTCGCATCCTCGCGCCGATCGCCTTTCGGCACGCGCTGCCGGCCTATTCCACCGAGATCGTCCTGATGATGAAATCGACGGCACTCACAAGCCTGGTGACCGTATGGGAAGTAACGGGCGTGGCGCAGCGGCTGATCTCGCAGACCTATCGCACGATGGAAGTGTTTCTCTGTGCGGCTATCATCTATCTCGTTCTCAACTTCATCATTCTGCAGGCGATGTCACTGCTTGAATATTCGCTCTCGCGACACCGCCGCGCGATCCCGCCGGCGCTGAAAGCCTGA
- a CDS encoding ABC transporter ATP-binding protein — protein MPGVTRLSVRNIRKSFGTHEVLRGISLDAQDGDVISLLGASGSGKSTFLRCINLLETATDGEIWVDGEQVRMVHKGGTSRPASQKQVDHIRSELGMVFQSFNLWSHMTILQNVIEGPVHVLKRPRTECIAEAEVLLEKVGIADKRHAYPAHLSGGQQQRAAIARALAMKPKVMLFDEPTSALDPELVGEVLRVMRALAEEGMTMLVVTHEMSFARNVSNRVVFMKEGLVDSSGTPDEMFGGGASPAFRQFIGHFGSAQ, from the coding sequence ATGCCAGGCGTCACCCGACTTTCCGTACGCAACATCCGCAAAAGCTTCGGCACCCACGAGGTCTTGCGCGGCATTTCCCTCGATGCCCAGGATGGCGACGTCATCTCGCTGCTCGGGGCATCCGGCTCCGGAAAATCCACCTTCCTGCGCTGCATCAACCTGTTGGAGACGGCAACCGACGGAGAGATCTGGGTTGATGGCGAGCAGGTTCGAATGGTTCACAAGGGCGGCACGAGCCGGCCCGCGAGCCAGAAGCAGGTCGATCATATCCGCTCGGAGCTCGGCATGGTCTTCCAGTCCTTCAATCTCTGGTCGCACATGACGATCTTGCAGAACGTGATCGAGGGACCGGTCCATGTCCTCAAACGCCCGCGCACCGAATGTATCGCCGAGGCCGAGGTGTTGCTCGAGAAGGTCGGCATTGCCGACAAGCGCCATGCCTATCCTGCGCACCTGTCCGGCGGGCAGCAGCAGCGCGCCGCGATCGCCCGGGCGCTGGCGATGAAACCGAAGGTCATGCTTTTCGACGAGCCGACCTCGGCGCTCGACCCGGAACTCGTCGGTGAGGTGTTGCGCGTCATGCGTGCGCTCGCCGAGGAGGGGATGACCATGCTGGTCGTAACCCATGAGATGAGCTTTGCCCGCAATGTCTCCAACCGGGTCGTCTTCATGAAGGAAGGCCTGGTCGACAGCAGCGGCACGCCGGACGAGATGTTCGGCGGCGGAGCCTCGCCCGCCTTTCGCCAGTTCATCGGCCATTTCGGAAGCGCGCAATGA
- a CDS encoding HAL/PAL/TAL family ammonia-lyase — protein MTVTIDTRIGWREVARVAAGETVALSRAAWARVDNASRIVARIVETGVRAYGINTGVGALSDTVVGRDHQSRLSRNIVLSHACGVGDVLAAREVRAIIAAQIANFAHGHSGVSADIIRYLAGFLEKDCVPDVPSKGSAGYLTHNAHTALVLIGEGSAQVAGQRMSGREALSAIGLSPLVLGAKEGLSLVNGTACATGLASVALARTERLLDWADAIAALTLEAAGCQMAAFDEAVLALRPSRGLGHVGATLRERLEGSGLVAAALGRRTQDALSLRAIPHAHGAARDVFDHASDVVDRELASVTDNPTVSGTPDSPIVSSQAHAVAPALAQACDNLAIALGQISAMSERRTDRLVNPLVSGLPPFLASDAGSNSGFMIAQYTAAALSNENRRLAAPASTDGGLTSALQEDFLAHPTAAANKLLNVVDNAEYILAIELMAAAQAHDFLSATAARAQGTDAIYRLVRGVVAHYDDDRPLAGDMEALRILVREDMPPVVNGGSRDDGRV, from the coding sequence ATGACGGTCACCATCGACACGCGGATCGGCTGGCGCGAGGTGGCCCGCGTCGCGGCCGGGGAGACGGTTGCGCTTTCTCGCGCGGCGTGGGCACGCGTGGACAATGCCAGTCGCATCGTTGCGCGCATTGTCGAGACGGGGGTGCGCGCCTACGGCATCAATACCGGCGTCGGCGCGCTTTCGGACACGGTCGTTGGTCGCGACCATCAAAGCCGGCTGTCGCGCAACATTGTTCTCAGTCACGCCTGCGGCGTCGGCGATGTCTTGGCCGCACGCGAGGTCCGAGCAATCATCGCTGCGCAAATCGCCAACTTTGCCCACGGCCATTCCGGTGTGAGCGCGGACATTATCCGCTATCTTGCGGGATTCCTGGAAAAGGACTGTGTGCCGGATGTCCCATCGAAAGGCTCGGCCGGTTACCTTACGCACAACGCCCACACCGCGCTCGTCCTCATCGGCGAGGGAAGCGCGCAGGTGGCCGGCCAGCGCATGAGTGGCCGCGAGGCGCTCAGCGCTATCGGCCTTTCGCCGCTTGTGCTCGGCGCGAAGGAGGGATTGAGCCTCGTCAATGGTACGGCCTGCGCAACGGGTCTTGCAAGCGTTGCACTCGCGCGCACCGAGCGGCTGCTCGACTGGGCGGATGCGATCGCAGCCCTCACTTTGGAGGCAGCCGGCTGCCAGATGGCGGCCTTCGACGAAGCGGTTCTGGCGCTTCGCCCGTCGCGCGGCCTCGGGCACGTCGGTGCTACCCTGCGAGAGCGCCTGGAAGGCAGCGGGCTCGTCGCGGCTGCGCTCGGCCGGCGCACGCAGGATGCGCTCAGTCTCCGCGCGATCCCGCACGCCCACGGGGCCGCCCGCGACGTCTTTGACCATGCATCTGATGTCGTAGACCGCGAGCTTGCTTCCGTCACTGACAATCCGACGGTGTCAGGAACGCCCGACAGTCCGATCGTCTCGTCGCAAGCCCATGCCGTCGCGCCCGCCCTCGCACAGGCGTGCGACAACCTGGCGATCGCCCTTGGGCAGATATCCGCCATGAGCGAGCGCCGCACGGATCGGCTTGTCAATCCGTTGGTGAGCGGCCTGCCGCCGTTCCTGGCAAGCGACGCCGGCAGCAACTCCGGCTTCATGATTGCGCAATATACCGCGGCAGCGCTCAGCAATGAGAACCGCAGGCTGGCGGCTCCGGCCTCGACAGATGGCGGCCTGACTTCTGCTCTCCAGGAGGACTTTCTCGCGCATCCGACGGCGGCCGCAAACAAGCTACTGAACGTGGTCGACAATGCCGAATACATCCTGGCGATCGAGCTGATGGCGGCTGCCCAGGCTCATGACTTCCTGTCCGCGACCGCAGCGCGCGCGCAAGGGACTGATGCCATCTATCGCCTCGTGCGCGGGGTCGTTGCGCATTACGACGACGATCGTCCGCTTGCCGGCGACATGGAAGCGCTTCGCATCCTGGTCCGGGAAGACATGCCACCGGTCGTGAACGGAGGGAGCAGGGATGACGGTCGAGTTTGA
- the solA gene encoding N-methyl-L-tryptophan oxidase yields MTVEFDVAVIGLGAMGSAALSFLSARGAKTIGIDAYFPAHALSSSHGDSRLIRLGYFEDPSYVPLLQRAYYNWRALEIRLRTEILTTTGVLQVGAADSKIVAGTRASCEMHGLAHEVLDKAEMGRRFPAFQLDDDEIAVLDPQGGYLRPEAAIAGYLKLAAQDGAVLHFGERITAIEPGDGGVTLRSADGLYRAKKAVVATGPWIAELVPQLKAHAVPIRQVVAWYQPRDGFATEPRRMPCFLRDEGAGGSYFGFPAIGIDGVKVGRHAHFRERINPDEPNPPVNDADTALLDGFISKRVPAAAGQRVNAVTCRYTMLPSEDFLLDLAPGNPNVVVASPCSGHGFKFTSVVGEILADLALEAATSLPVAAFSFDAMNRFECGARVTDIPLG; encoded by the coding sequence ATGACGGTCGAGTTTGACGTTGCCGTTATCGGCCTCGGCGCCATGGGAAGTGCTGCACTGTCCTTTCTTTCGGCGCGCGGCGCCAAGACGATCGGCATCGATGCCTATTTCCCGGCCCATGCGCTCAGTTCCTCGCATGGAGACAGCCGCCTGATCCGGCTCGGGTACTTCGAGGATCCATCCTATGTGCCGCTGCTGCAACGTGCCTATTACAACTGGCGCGCGTTGGAAATCCGGCTTCGCACGGAGATCTTGACGACAACCGGCGTCCTCCAGGTTGGTGCTGCGGACAGCAAGATCGTCGCGGGAACGCGCGCGTCCTGTGAGATGCACGGTTTGGCGCATGAGGTGCTCGATAAGGCTGAGATGGGACGCCGGTTCCCCGCCTTTCAACTGGACGACGACGAGATCGCGGTCCTCGATCCGCAGGGCGGCTATCTCAGGCCGGAAGCAGCCATTGCGGGCTATCTGAAACTTGCCGCACAGGATGGCGCCGTTCTCCACTTCGGTGAACGGATAACCGCAATCGAGCCGGGCGACGGCGGTGTCACGCTCCGCTCAGCCGATGGACTTTATCGCGCGAAGAAGGCGGTGGTTGCGACCGGACCCTGGATCGCCGAACTCGTTCCGCAGTTGAAGGCGCATGCGGTGCCGATCCGGCAGGTCGTTGCCTGGTACCAGCCACGCGACGGCTTCGCGACCGAACCGCGGCGCATGCCCTGCTTTCTTAGGGACGAGGGAGCAGGGGGCTCTTACTTCGGCTTTCCAGCGATCGGCATTGATGGCGTCAAAGTCGGCAGGCATGCACATTTTCGCGAACGGATCAATCCGGATGAGCCAAACCCGCCGGTCAACGATGCGGACACGGCGCTGCTCGATGGCTTTATCTCCAAGCGCGTGCCGGCGGCCGCCGGACAGCGTGTCAATGCCGTGACGTGCCGCTATACGATGTTGCCGAGCGAGGATTTCTTGCTCGACCTCGCGCCCGGCAATCCGAACGTCGTCGTCGCTTCGCCCTGTTCGGGACATGGCTTCAAGTTTACCAGCGTCGTCGGTGAAATCTTGGCGGACCTCGCACTCGAGGCCGCAACCAGCTTGCCGGTGGCCGCCTTCTCTTTCGATGCCATGAACCGTTTCGAGTGCGGGGCGCGCGTTACAGACATTCCACTTGGATGA
- a CDS encoding IS110 family transposase, whose protein sequence is MKEYAGIDVSLEYSSVCVVDADGRIVREAKILSEPAALIAWFGAHGVAMERIGLEAGPLSQWLHAGMVKAGLSVELIETRHVRAAFKTMPVKTDKKDARGIAQLMRLGWFRPVHCKSLAAQEVRALLTARKLIQGKLHDIEMSIRGILRGFGLKVGPTTRRTYAGRIRALIAGHSTLEAIAASLLKVRDALVHEFAGLERQLRAIARQDNNAQRLMTTPGVGVLVALTFVAAVDAPERFRSSRAVGPHFGLTPKKYQSGETDHSGRISKIGDGSVRTALYEAANVILTRPVKGSDLKRWALAVAKRAGPRKARVALARKLAVVLHCLLRDRTNFIAHKGAPAVAA, encoded by the coding sequence ATGAAAGAGTATGCCGGCATAGACGTATCCCTGGAATACTCAAGTGTGTGCGTGGTGGATGCGGATGGCCGCATTGTGCGGGAAGCAAAGATCCTCAGCGAGCCCGCTGCGCTGATCGCCTGGTTCGGCGCGCACGGCGTTGCGATGGAGCGAATTGGTCTGGAGGCCGGGCCCTTGTCGCAGTGGCTCCATGCCGGGATGGTGAAAGCCGGTCTCTCGGTCGAGCTGATCGAGACGCGCCACGTGCGTGCAGCCTTCAAGACAATGCCGGTAAAGACCGACAAGAAGGACGCTCGGGGCATTGCGCAGTTGATGCGGCTTGGCTGGTTCAGGCCGGTCCACTGCAAATCTCTTGCGGCCCAGGAGGTGCGTGCGCTGCTGACCGCCCGCAAGCTCATTCAAGGCAAGCTTCACGACATCGAGATGAGCATCCGGGGCATCCTGCGCGGCTTCGGCCTCAAGGTCGGGCCGACGACGCGGCGCACTTACGCGGGGCGCATCCGCGCGCTGATTGCAGGCCATTCGACCTTGGAAGCGATCGCCGCTTCGCTGCTGAAGGTGCGCGACGCGCTTGTGCATGAGTTTGCAGGGCTTGAGCGCCAGCTGCGCGCCATCGCCCGCCAGGATAACAACGCACAGCGGTTGATGACGACGCCAGGCGTTGGTGTCCTGGTGGCGCTGACGTTTGTGGCGGCCGTCGATGCGCCGGAGCGCTTCCGCTCCTCCCGCGCGGTGGGGCCGCACTTCGGATTGACGCCGAAGAAATATCAATCGGGCGAGACCGATCATAGCGGTCGCATCTCGAAGATCGGCGATGGGAGCGTGCGCACCGCGCTCTACGAGGCGGCCAACGTCATCCTGACGCGACCGGTCAAAGGTTCCGATCTGAAGCGCTGGGCGTTGGCGGTCGCCAAACGGGCCGGTCCCAGAAAGGCGCGCGTGGCGCTGGCCCGCAAGCTCGCGGTGGTGTTGCATTGCCTGCTCAGGGACAGAACCAACTTCATTGCTCATAAGGGAGCGCCAGCCGTGGCGGCTTGA
- a CDS encoding type II toxin-antitoxin system Phd/YefM family antitoxin, with protein sequence MGITTLSSRELNHDVSSAKKAAKSGPVIITDRGRPSHVLMTYNEFERLTGKHRSLVEGLAMPGLSGIDFEPHRAEISPREVDLS encoded by the coding sequence GTGGGGATTACGACCCTTTCCAGCCGAGAGCTGAACCACGACGTGAGTAGCGCCAAGAAGGCGGCAAAAAGCGGCCCGGTCATCATCACGGATCGCGGCAGGCCTTCCCATGTGCTCATGACCTACAATGAATTTGAGCGCTTGACCGGCAAGCACCGCAGTCTTGTCGAGGGTCTCGCCATGCCTGGCCTCTCGGGGATCGATTTCGAGCCGCACCGCGCTGAAATTAGTCCGCGCGAAGTGGACTTGTCTTGA
- a CDS encoding type II toxin-antitoxin system VapC family toxin, whose protein sequence is MRYLLDTNVVSELRKIGDGKADANVVAWIGAEDASRFFLSAITILELERGVLGVQRRDAAQGARLRSWLDSHVRPEFAGRILPVDDVVATRCAHLHIPDRRNEADALIAATAMVHDMIVVTRNTRDFEGTGVVIVDPWQG, encoded by the coding sequence TTGAGATACCTGCTCGATACCAACGTCGTTTCCGAATTGCGCAAGATCGGTGACGGCAAAGCCGATGCCAATGTGGTCGCATGGATCGGAGCGGAAGATGCGTCCCGCTTCTTCCTTTCGGCCATCACAATTCTCGAACTGGAGCGGGGTGTACTCGGGGTGCAGCGCCGAGACGCCGCACAAGGCGCTCGGTTGCGTTCTTGGCTCGACAGTCATGTGCGTCCGGAATTCGCCGGCCGTATTCTTCCGGTTGACGATGTGGTTGCGACACGGTGCGCGCACCTGCACATCCCCGACCGGCGCAATGAGGCCGACGCGCTGATTGCGGCGACGGCGATGGTTCACGACATGATCGTTGTCACCCGAAACACCAGAGACTTCGAAGGCACCGGCGTCGTTATCGTCGATCCCTGGCAAGGCTGA
- a CDS encoding TniQ family protein, translating to MRKPPSPDMGETSRRLPVTLAPRTDELLSSWIGRHAEFYAVPPLAMLRHCLPEASSLRAADLDLNEDQVFRLARMFSADQTMVHRMTFANIAQSSRRLIAKEPVQSCSRCHPAKHDPRPVLRSQLFGWRITCTLCGCLLRHSGRHDRQLLSAATMGLLS from the coding sequence ATGCGGAAGCCGCCTTCGCCTGATATGGGAGAGACCTCGCGGCGGTTGCCGGTAACGCTGGCGCCTCGCACGGATGAGCTTCTGTCGTCGTGGATCGGCCGGCATGCCGAGTTCTATGCTGTCCCTCCCCTGGCTATGCTTCGGCATTGCCTTCCAGAGGCGTCATCCCTGCGCGCCGCAGATCTCGACCTCAACGAGGATCAGGTCTTCCGCCTTGCCCGCATGTTCTCCGCTGATCAGACCATGGTTCACCGCATGACCTTCGCGAATATCGCGCAATCGTCGCGGCGCCTGATTGCCAAGGAACCTGTCCAATCGTGCTCTCGCTGTCATCCGGCAAAGCACGACCCCAGGCCCGTTCTTCGGAGCCAGCTTTTCGGCTGGCGTATCACCTGCACGCTTTGCGGCTGCCTGCTCCGGCACTCAGGCAGGCATGACCGCCAACTGCTTTCGGCCGCTACCATGGGACTTCTCTCATAG
- a CDS encoding TniB family NTP-binding protein translates to MDPPSFNSITGKLKTPVLAMEMTSRPGERRFYAGLLTLLGAPQRPRADIAQMEQAALRIMEAIGVQVLVIDEVHNILAGSYREQRIVLNTLRFLSNRLQISLVCFGVNDAREAIGGDVQLARRFEQFTLNRWAANEQFEILIALILRNTPLRLPSVLTAKSLRRMLQITEGVTANIFHIINSLAIEAIKSGQERITDAAIEKWEPEFDAEAAFA, encoded by the coding sequence GTGGACCCGCCAAGCTTCAATTCGATTACCGGTAAGCTGAAGACACCGGTCCTGGCCATGGAGATGACCAGCCGCCCCGGCGAACGGCGGTTCTACGCCGGACTGCTGACCCTGCTCGGTGCACCGCAGCGGCCACGCGCCGATATCGCGCAGATGGAGCAGGCCGCTTTGCGGATCATGGAAGCGATCGGTGTGCAGGTGCTAGTGATCGACGAAGTGCATAATATTCTTGCCGGAAGCTATCGCGAGCAGCGTATTGTCCTCAACACATTGCGTTTTCTTAGCAACCGCCTCCAGATCTCTCTCGTCTGCTTCGGGGTTAATGACGCCCGCGAAGCCATCGGCGGCGATGTGCAATTGGCCCGCCGCTTCGAGCAGTTTACGTTGAACCGCTGGGCCGCCAACGAGCAGTTCGAAATCTTGATCGCCTTGATCCTGCGCAACACGCCGCTGCGTCTACCATCGGTGCTAACAGCAAAATCGCTGCGGCGGATGCTACAGATCACCGAAGGCGTCACCGCGAACATCTTTCACATTATCAACTCACTCGCTATCGAGGCCATCAAAAGCGGCCAAGAAAGGATTACGGACGCAGCCATCGAGAAATGGGAGCCGGAGTTTGATGCGGAAGCCGCCTTCGCCTGA